The DNA sequence GTGATATCACCTTGAACTCTATTCCAGAAAATTGAATGTTACCAAATTCAAGGTCATTCTTTTGcctaatatacagtataatgagCACGCAATGAGGTTGACCATAAGAAATTAATAATGCACATCAATTGTTCAATACATTGGTCGCCCCCTAGTGGTTATCAAATTAATCAAATGGAAATGAACCATCAGTGCACTATTGTCAGGTAcaaaacaaccatttttattttaataattatcattttattacaacatacactacaaaataaaacaataaatcccCATGGAAATCACATTTGTCAAAAAATGTCCACACACAATAGTCATTCTTTTTGTTCCAGAAAAGCCCACAATTAAGGATTTACTGCATGTGCTGCAACAGCAAGATAACTGTGCAAGGCACAGTCTGCACTGTTAAATATGAGCTGTTATGCAGGTTTTGCACATTTAAACAAGCCGTTCTATGACCCTTAACACAGTGAAAGAACAAAGGtctatttttcagaaaaacacattttatccaCCACCAAACAACACGattgttaatattttcaaaaccttACACTTCCCTGAAGTCCTTAAAATGCTTACATACTGTGCTGCTGTTAAAAAGTGACTCAGTTAAAAAAGACAGATTTAGTCCATAGCTTCATTGTAACATTCATGGAATCGGCAATGCTGAAATTATCACTTGATATGTCCACATCTTGTCTTTTATTTAGACAGACACACGAAACGTGAGGCAGAAAATGAGAGGCTAGCAGGCTTGTTTGGGAGCTCTGTTTAGCTGCAACAGtacagtcagaaccacacaTGTTGTTCTTAATACAAATTGATGGctaaaacacacattcatttaaagCTTTTCCCAGAAATATCCATGATACATGTTTTGATGAGTGccattttttgttacatttttggcCAGCGTAACTGATTACATGTTATATTGCAAAAGTATCATTTGCAAAAGGTAGTAGCAGAATATTCACACTCTTCCTTTAGAAACAAATGCGTGTGAATCCACAACCCTGGACAGAACAGCTCTTCATGCACTTCATTTTCATGTATCTTCATAACCTGCAGAAGGTAATCTGGAGCAACAGCAACTTGGCAATTAAAGCGGAGCTTTCAAGGGCAACACAGTTACACTGCTGCCAAAAGCAAAGTTAGAGAAGCAGGCTATTCCAACCCCAAAATCTTGCTAATATAACTacctgaaagtttttttttctgagtgatTTTCAAGACTAGTCTGATGAAACCCCTATCCTGCCTTCCAAAGAAACAACCTCTTGAGAAGGAGgctaaaacaacattttaaaatcaagcaAGTACTTCATATGCTATTATCATACCAGGTTAAAAAAATCCTAATTAAAACCATGCTATTTACAGTTTTTGTCTGCACATAAGTCAGTAATTGCGCATACTGACTTCAGACGCTAAACAAGGTAGTCATTATCATTCAACAAATGTCCAGCTTTGATACAGTCCTTCACCCAGGTTTCTCTCACAATCTTAAACTTCTTGGTAAAGACTCTTCTGAGAGTTCTTAATGGCATGATTCTGGTTTCCTCAGCAACAATGACGTGAGACACCCCTTCCACCAGCGTGGACTCCACTGCCCCCCCGTGGAAACGGAACTCCAGCGCCCGTGTGTCCAAACATGTCGAAGGGATATAGCTCTTCGGGTCCCCAACGTCAGAGCAACGGTCCATGTACACTCTGAAGGGTCTGAACATGCTTGTGGGAAGGTCATCCAGGCGGTACCTTGCTTCCACATCTGCGATGGAAGGCAAGTCTTCCTCCTTCACGCGGATCCTCCCAAAGACCTCTTTCAACTGCTGCTCATCCGTGTTAGCCGAGTAGCTGTCCCCGAACTGGTCGTACTCCTTGGCAAAGTGTTCCTTTGTGGGTGGAGACATATGGATCATGTGACGGGGTTGCCACGGAACAACCTGCTTCCTCTCCAGGCACTCAAGCAGCCAGGTGGCCCACACCACGTCATGCTGGTCGGCGGCAATCAGGTTCTTCACCCTCATGTTCTCCACAGCAGCTATCACGCAGTAGGTGTCCTTGCCTGGGTTCTGGACTACGATGCCTCCACAACTGGCTACCCCCTTCTCCAGATCGGCCTTGGAGTGCTCATCATTCCCATTCAATACGCAGAACTCCACATCCTCAAACATGTCAGTCTCTTTCGCCACACCAGACAGGTCCTGTGCCTTAAAATGGTCAATTATCCCGATGGCTTTCTTAGGCTTTGCCACTAGCTTCCGCTTCTTCTTCTGTGGCTCATCATCATTGAGAAGAAGGTGTCTCGATGCTAACTTCCCAGAAGACTTGCTTCTGTACTGCTCCAGGTCCGCTAAAGTCATGCACTGATGCCATTCCTTATCCTCCCTCGTCCTCTCGATCCTGGGAAATCGAAGCGAGCAATTTGTCTTATACATGTCACTGTCGACTATTTCGGCTGCTTTAACCTGAATGATCACAGAATCCCAGGGTTCAATGTACACCTCTGGTTTCTCTGTGGTACAAAGGATCGATGCTGGGGGATCATTCTTATGGTAGACTTTCCAGTGCTTGGCCAGTTTCAAGCCCAGGTCGTAAAGCTCCTTCATAGTGTAACCTGAACCAATGCGGCAAAAAGAATGGAACACCGATGGCTTCTCTCCAGGTTCAGGAGTTTCAGCAACtgcacacaggaagtgggacATCATCCCACCCCGCCTGCCTTTTCCCCAGTACCCCCCGATGATCAGCAAGTCAAGTTCGTCCATCAGGCCGTCCATATACTCTGGCTTGAGCTTCAGCCAACCCTCCCCTCGTTTGTCTGGCTTGTAGATGGACAGTGGGTCCTTCACCATGATTCCTTCTTCCCGGTTGTCAATCGCTTCATTGAGGGCGTCCACCACTTCCTGCATTGTTTTGGCTTCGGTTTTCTGCACCAGCTGCATCCGGCCCTTTATCGGGGTGAAGACCGTCTGAAGCATCTCGTCCCGCTTCTTCAGAGTTTCATTTCCCAACTTCTGGTCATTGAGTAGCAAGACATCAAAGACACAGAAACAGGTCTGCAGTTCAGAGTCGTCAACTAACCTCTTAATGTCAAACTTTGTGCCTTTCTGTATGAAGGCATCAACAGTGAGGTTGTATGCCATCATCTCACCATCCAAGATGCAGTTCCTCACATGGGGCTTGAAGATACTGTGAATGAAGGGCGTCAGAGAACCCTGTAATGGCGAGGCCCCGAACTGCTGTGTGTACTCATAGGAGTTGCGTGTAAAATACTTGTACACATCCCCGTCCTTATGCACCTGGATGCGCTCGCCGTCCAGCTTGGTCTCGATGAAGAAGCTCCGGTTGGTCATCTGCTTCTCCACCTGTTTGACATTGGCGCCTGCCGCCAGCATAGGCCTGAAAGCCGAGAAGAGCCCGATGGACACCTCGCTGAGGGACACAGAGGGGTCATGGAGCTGCCGGCACACTTTTTCCAGGTCCGTGGTGACGTTGTAGAGCTCGGTCGCGTCGCGGTGGAAGACATCCAGGACTTTGCTCATCCCAAGCTTCATGTCTTTCAGAATTATGCGGATCAGCCACATCTGCTCCAGGGGTGTGCTGTGGTTGATCAGGTGCAACAGGTTCTTTTTCACCAAATCCTTCTGCTTACTTGCGATATTCAGAGCAACCGAGTCCAAGAAGTCGTTCACCTCCTTAATGGTTAGATTCCCCTGACTTGTGCACCTTTTCTTCAAAACAAAGTAGGCCATAAGGGCAAAATCCCCAGCTTCTCCTTGCGATGTAGTAGGAGCGCGGTAATTGAGAAGTTTATGTGCTTCAGGACCGTTCTCCGGAAGACCCAAAACATCGATGTAGAGTTTAGCCAGCATGTTTTCCTTTATGCCATAGGCCATCCTCTCTCGCTCAAACGAGGGAACTATGAGACGCATAGCTGGGTAAAATGAGTCTGTAGTGTTTGGGTTATCTTTGTGGAGAGCAGCATGGAACTTTCTCCAGGAATCCAGGAAGTCTCTCAGACACTTAGTTTTATCTGGTCTGAGTTTggccttttgtattttttccaaagTGGTGCACAAATGATGAAAGGGTACTTCAGCAGCAACAGAGCCTTCAGATCCTGATTTGGTGTCCAGTGCTGCTGCCATTTTGACAGGTGACACCTTagaacaaatgaaagaaaagtcATATCACTGTATGCTAAAATGCTTTcgtaatgaaaatgtattacttcAAGTTGAAAAACAGTGTGAAATActgctgtacaaaaaaaatggctgacagGCCACATTCATAAAATTTGAcagaacatgaaataaaaatatggacacaaTTTGGATCGCTTTTAAATCATACGCTCCATTGCAAAAATATTCAGTGCAAACACGAATGCTAAGGGAGTGAACTTACCACTGTAGCAAAAATTACTTATGAACATTGTTTCaaggtatcattttttaaagttatttccTAACCAAAGAAGTACAATGTGCATTTATACAACAACGgctgaatttatttgtttgacagCTATGCACTTATCCAGAGGTCCTAACAGACCATAGACCTTAACTTCTGACATCTAATCAATAAATCAGAAACATGGGCTTTTACACCATTACACCAGTTACATTGTAGTGACACATGTCTGGACTTGCATACAGTAGATCAGCTGAGCCATCTCCCTAGAAACAGCTAGCTTAGCTATCCTCAAAACAATGTTAGTGTGAGCCTTGTTAGGAAACATAAATATTACCTCAGTGTAGTCTAACTAATTTATTTCGTGTCTAAAGCATAGTCTGTGTCGTGTTATTTATTACTAAATTATAACGATTTACttttcacaaagacaaacacacaacaagctagctagctagcatctACATAACTGATGTTACAAGTTGACGTTAAGCACGTGTAAATTAGTCATCCTGCTAACaagctagttaacgttagccGTCCCATATCTGTTGTCAAATTGAACTGTATAATAGTGTAAagcaaaatgattaaataatgcACTGTTGTCATATTCACCCAAGATACATACCCAGCTGTCTAGAATCGAATGCAACTTACATCTGGAAGTGGTCTGTGACTTCTTTTCCTCTTCAGTTAACAAAACCATTTCCGGGTTATTATAGCCACGCCGGAAGCCACCTGTGCAGGGAGTCGTTCTGCAACAACGTATTGGCTTTAGTAATCACTTACCATTTtgcatgaaaaacaataatatgtttgaattaataaaacaatgtatgtttgttgttttattatttttattctgaactAAGTCTTAAACTTGCTAATGTAGGT is a window from the Anguilla anguilla isolate fAngAng1 chromosome 3, fAngAng1.pri, whole genome shotgun sequence genome containing:
- the lig4 gene encoding DNA ligase 4 isoform X2 encodes the protein MAAALDTKSGSEGSVAAEVPFHHLCTTLEKIQKAKLRPDKTKCLRDFLDSWRKFHAALHKDNPNTTDSFYPAMRLIVPSFERERMAYGIKENMLAKLYIDVLGLPENGPEAHKLLNYRAPTTSQGEAGDFALMAYFVLKKRCTSQGNLTIKEVNDFLDSVALNIASKQKDLVKKNLLHLINHSTPLEQMWLIRIILKDMKLGMSKVLDVFHRDATELYNVTTDLEKVCRQLHDPSVSLSEVSIGLFSAFRPMLAAGANVKQVEKQMTNRSFFIETKLDGERIQVHKDGDVYKYFTRNSYEYTQQFGASPLQGSLTPFIHSIFKPHVRNCILDGEMMAYNLTVDAFIQKGTKFDIKRLVDDSELQTCFCVFDVLLLNDQKLGNETLKKRDEMLQTVFTPIKGRMQLVQKTEAKTMQEVVDALNEAIDNREEGIMVKDPLSIYKPDKRGEGWLKLKPEYMDGLMDELDLLIIGGYWGKGRRGGMMSHFLCAVAETPEPGEKPSVFHSFCRIGSGYTMKELYDLGLKLAKHWKVYHKNDPPASILCTTEKPEVYIEPWDSVIIQVKAAEIVDSDMYKTNCSLRFPRIERTREDKEWHQCMTLADLEQYRSKSSGKLASRHLLLNDDEPQKKKRKLVAKPKKAIGIIDHFKAQDLSGVAKETDMFEDVEFCVLNGNDEHSKADLEKGVASCGGIVVQNPGKDTYCVIAAVENMRVKNLIAADQHDVVWATWLLECLERKQVVPWQPRHMIHMSPPTKEHFAKEYDQFGDSYSANTDEQQLKEVFGRIRVKEEDLPSIADVEARYRLDDLPTSMFRPFRVYMDRCSDVGDPKSYIPSTCLDTRALEFRFHGGAVESTLVEGVSHVIVAEETRIMPLRTLRRVFTKKFKIVRETWVKDCIKAGHLLNDNDYLV
- the lig4 gene encoding DNA ligase 4 isoform X1, whose product is MVLLTEEEKKSQTTSRCKLHSILDSWVSPVKMAAALDTKSGSEGSVAAEVPFHHLCTTLEKIQKAKLRPDKTKCLRDFLDSWRKFHAALHKDNPNTTDSFYPAMRLIVPSFERERMAYGIKENMLAKLYIDVLGLPENGPEAHKLLNYRAPTTSQGEAGDFALMAYFVLKKRCTSQGNLTIKEVNDFLDSVALNIASKQKDLVKKNLLHLINHSTPLEQMWLIRIILKDMKLGMSKVLDVFHRDATELYNVTTDLEKVCRQLHDPSVSLSEVSIGLFSAFRPMLAAGANVKQVEKQMTNRSFFIETKLDGERIQVHKDGDVYKYFTRNSYEYTQQFGASPLQGSLTPFIHSIFKPHVRNCILDGEMMAYNLTVDAFIQKGTKFDIKRLVDDSELQTCFCVFDVLLLNDQKLGNETLKKRDEMLQTVFTPIKGRMQLVQKTEAKTMQEVVDALNEAIDNREEGIMVKDPLSIYKPDKRGEGWLKLKPEYMDGLMDELDLLIIGGYWGKGRRGGMMSHFLCAVAETPEPGEKPSVFHSFCRIGSGYTMKELYDLGLKLAKHWKVYHKNDPPASILCTTEKPEVYIEPWDSVIIQVKAAEIVDSDMYKTNCSLRFPRIERTREDKEWHQCMTLADLEQYRSKSSGKLASRHLLLNDDEPQKKKRKLVAKPKKAIGIIDHFKAQDLSGVAKETDMFEDVEFCVLNGNDEHSKADLEKGVASCGGIVVQNPGKDTYCVIAAVENMRVKNLIAADQHDVVWATWLLECLERKQVVPWQPRHMIHMSPPTKEHFAKEYDQFGDSYSANTDEQQLKEVFGRIRVKEEDLPSIADVEARYRLDDLPTSMFRPFRVYMDRCSDVGDPKSYIPSTCLDTRALEFRFHGGAVESTLVEGVSHVIVAEETRIMPLRTLRRVFTKKFKIVRETWVKDCIKAGHLLNDNDYLV